One window of the uncultured Treponema sp. genome contains the following:
- the leuS gene encoding leucine--tRNA ligase gives MSNYPFQNIEVKWQKYWEENKTFRVEEDKSFPKEKRRYILDMFPYPSGAGLHVGHPEGYTATDIYSRYLRMNGCNVLHPMGYDSFGLPAENYAIKTGTHPSITTNANIANFTRQIKALGFSYDWDRCVSTCDPEYYKWTQWIFLQLYKKGLAYEAATPINWCPSCLTGLANEEVKEGKCERCGAVVTRKTIRQWILKITDYAERLLEDLDLLDWPESVKLMQKNWIGKSCGAEVEFEVADKDGNGSGKYLKVYTTRADTLFGCTYMVMSPEHKMLKELTTPEQKSAVEAYVEEAAKKSDLERTDLNKNKTGVFTGSYGIDPVNGVKVPIWISDYVLTSYGTGAIMAVPAHDERDWDFAKKFNLPIIKVIATREDVVSLGGGDEKKGAELLQAASKNPEEYKKLVEAHPEIFCVANECTSAKDGYSINSEFLTGKSTKDAIQEMIKFLEEKKCGKATVNYKLRDWIFSRQRYWGEPIPLVHCEKCGCVPVPEKDLPVKLPDVKSYQPTGTGESPLAAIESWVNTTCPKCGGKAKRETNTMPQWGGSCWYYLRYLDPKNNSEFCSKEKEEYWMPVDLYVGGAEHAVLHLLYARFWHKVLYDIGAVSTKEPFHRLINQGLITSFAFQRKNKTLVPTDEVEEKDGKYFEKSTGEQVEQIIAKMSKSLKNVVNPDEMIQKYGADSVRMYEMFMGPLTVSKPWNTQGLVGINRFLEKVWNISEKPMDDIDIKGKIEDKALVALRKTFAQTIKKVTEDTASLSFNTAISQMMIFINEASKFNSLPKEMWKDFVLILSPYAPHLGEELWQKLGGTKTVAYEKWPSFSEEFCKEDSIQIVVMINGKLRDKFEAAPGTDDETLKNLASQTEGYKKFTDGKTIAKVIVVKDKLVNIVAK, from the coding sequence GCGTAGAAGAAGACAAATCATTTCCAAAAGAAAAACGCAGATATATTCTTGATATGTTTCCGTATCCGAGCGGAGCGGGACTTCACGTAGGACATCCTGAAGGCTACACAGCCACAGATATTTACAGCCGCTACTTGCGCATGAACGGCTGCAATGTTTTGCATCCGATGGGCTACGACTCGTTTGGACTTCCTGCTGAAAACTATGCGATAAAAACCGGAACTCATCCTTCAATCACAACAAACGCTAACATTGCAAATTTTACGCGCCAGATAAAAGCTCTTGGATTCAGCTATGACTGGGACAGATGCGTTTCAACTTGCGACCCGGAATATTACAAATGGACGCAGTGGATTTTCCTTCAGCTTTACAAAAAAGGCTTGGCTTATGAAGCTGCAACTCCAATCAACTGGTGTCCTTCTTGCCTCACAGGTCTTGCAAACGAGGAAGTAAAAGAAGGCAAGTGCGAAAGATGCGGCGCAGTTGTAACACGCAAGACAATCCGCCAGTGGATTTTGAAAATCACCGATTACGCAGAACGTCTCCTTGAAGATCTTGATTTGCTTGACTGGCCTGAAAGCGTAAAGCTCATGCAGAAAAACTGGATTGGAAAATCTTGCGGCGCGGAAGTTGAATTTGAAGTCGCTGACAAAGACGGAAACGGAAGCGGAAAATATTTGAAAGTCTACACAACAAGAGCCGACACGCTTTTTGGCTGCACTTACATGGTAATGTCGCCGGAACACAAAATGCTCAAGGAGCTCACAACTCCAGAGCAAAAGTCCGCAGTTGAAGCTTACGTTGAAGAAGCCGCAAAAAAATCCGACCTTGAGCGCACGGACTTGAACAAAAACAAGACTGGCGTTTTTACAGGAAGCTACGGAATTGATCCTGTAAACGGAGTGAAAGTTCCAATCTGGATTTCTGATTACGTTTTGACTTCTTACGGAACTGGCGCGATTATGGCTGTTCCTGCGCACGATGAGCGCGACTGGGATTTTGCAAAGAAATTCAATTTGCCGATTATAAAAGTAATTGCTACAAGAGAAGACGTTGTTTCCCTTGGCGGCGGAGACGAAAAGAAAGGCGCAGAACTTTTGCAGGCCGCTTCAAAAAATCCAGAGGAATACAAAAAACTTGTTGAAGCCCATCCTGAAATTTTCTGTGTGGCAAATGAATGCACTTCTGCAAAAGACGGATATTCAATCAACTCGGAATTCCTCACAGGAAAAAGCACAAAAGACGCGATTCAGGAAATGATAAAATTCCTTGAAGAAAAAAAATGCGGAAAGGCAACTGTAAACTACAAGCTCCGCGACTGGATTTTCAGCCGTCAGCGTTACTGGGGCGAACCGATTCCTCTTGTTCACTGCGAAAAATGCGGATGTGTTCCGGTGCCGGAAAAAGATTTGCCGGTAAAACTTCCTGATGTAAAATCTTATCAGCCAACAGGAACAGGAGAAAGCCCTCTTGCTGCAATCGAGTCCTGGGTCAACACAACTTGCCCTAAATGCGGCGGAAAAGCAAAGCGCGAGACAAACACAATGCCTCAGTGGGGCGGTTCGTGCTGGTATTATCTTCGCTACCTTGATCCAAAAAACAATTCAGAGTTCTGCTCAAAAGAAAAAGAAGAATACTGGATGCCTGTTGACCTTTATGTTGGAGGAGCTGAGCACGCGGTTCTTCACCTTTTGTATGCAAGATTCTGGCACAAAGTTCTTTATGACATCGGAGCAGTTTCAACAAAAGAGCCGTTCCATCGCCTTATAAACCAAGGACTTATAACTTCGTTTGCATTTCAGCGCAAAAACAAAACTCTTGTTCCGACAGATGAAGTTGAAGAAAAAGACGGAAAATATTTTGAAAAGTCAACAGGCGAGCAGGTTGAGCAGATTATCGCCAAGATGTCCAAGTCGCTCAAGAATGTTGTAAATCCGGACGAAATGATTCAGAAGTACGGAGCAGATTCTGTGCGTATGTACGAAATGTTCATGGGACCGCTCACTGTTTCCAAGCCCTGGAACACACAGGGACTTGTAGGAATAAACCGCTTCCTTGAAAAAGTCTGGAATATCAGTGAAAAGCCAATGGACGACATTGACATAAAAGGCAAGATTGAAGACAAAGCCCTTGTTGCGCTTAGAAAGACTTTCGCCCAGACAATCAAAAAGGTTACAGAAGACACAGCTTCTCTCAGCTTCAACACTGCAATCAGCCAGATGATGATTTTTATAAACGAAGCTTCAAAGTTCAATTCTCTTCCAAAAGAAATGTGGAAAGACTTTGTTCTTATTCTTAGCCCGTATGCGCCTCACCTTGGCGAAGAGCTTTGGCAGAAACTTGGCGGAACAAAAACTGTAGCTTACGAAAAATGGCCTTCGTTCAGCGAGGAATTCTGCAAGGAAGACAGCATTCAGATTGTCGTAATGATAAACGGAAAACTCCGCGACAAATTTGAAGCCGCTCCTGGAACAGATGACGAAACGCTTAAAAATCTTGCATCCCAGACTGAAGGCTACAAAAAGTTTACGGACGGAAAGACGATTGCGAAAGTCATTGTTGTAAAAGACAAGCTTGTAAACATCGTGGCAAAATAA